Proteins encoded together in one Deinococcus aerophilus window:
- a CDS encoding Sec-independent protein translocase subunit TatA/TatB — protein MPNIGPAELIVILIVALVVFGPRKLPELGKSLGHGLREFRKSTQGLKEEFEGGLNTPAAAAPTQAIHASVPAQPVAAVAAASVTPPAQPIQS, from the coding sequence ATGCCCAACATTGGACCTGCAGAACTGATCGTGATCCTGATTGTCGCCCTAGTGGTCTTTGGCCCCCGCAAGCTGCCCGAACTCGGCAAGAGTCTGGGACACGGCCTGCGCGAATTCCGCAAGAGCACCCAGGGCCTCAAGGAAGAGTTCGAGGGCGGCCTGAATACTCCCGCCGCCGCGGCCCCCACACAGGCCATCCACGCCTCGGTGCCCGCCCAGCCCGTTGCCGCCGTCGCTGCCGCCTCCGTCACTCCCCCGGCGCAGCCGATTCAATCGTAA
- a CDS encoding ferritin-like domain-containing protein has protein sequence MPENTQTTPLAPEISGGQGTSRRQFMGYAGLFGAGLSLVACRQEPINTMTPAQKQDIAILNYALTLEYLEADFYASFTGTGANVSKLSRQEVKDYAQVIAQHEQAHVDALKKTIMDLGGTPVAKPNFNFGPLIGGKTVNDELFLQLAATLEPVGVRAYLGQVARLSNPDLIAAAAAIHAVEANHVSAIQELRVKLGFNKSPTRQTSIAPQSVANPTSTTAADFDADYSPTPTAFWEALTMEQVLAIVSPVIVK, from the coding sequence ATGCCGGAGAACACTCAGACCACTCCCCTCGCACCCGAGATCAGCGGGGGCCAGGGCACGTCCCGCCGTCAGTTCATGGGGTACGCCGGCCTGTTCGGTGCGGGCCTGTCGCTGGTGGCCTGCCGCCAGGAGCCCATCAACACGATGACGCCGGCCCAGAAACAGGACATCGCCATCCTGAACTACGCGCTGACGCTGGAATACCTGGAAGCCGACTTTTACGCCTCCTTTACCGGAACGGGCGCCAACGTCTCCAAGCTGAGCAGGCAGGAAGTCAAGGATTACGCCCAGGTCATCGCCCAGCATGAGCAGGCCCATGTGGACGCCCTGAAGAAGACCATCATGGATCTGGGCGGCACCCCGGTGGCCAAACCGAACTTCAACTTCGGTCCCCTGATTGGGGGCAAAACCGTGAACGACGAGTTGTTTCTGCAGCTGGCGGCAACCCTTGAGCCGGTCGGCGTGCGCGCCTACCTGGGCCAGGTGGCCCGCCTGAGCAATCCGGACCTGATCGCTGCGGCCGCGGCCATTCACGCGGTCGAGGCCAACCATGTCTCGGCCATTCAGGAACTGCGCGTGAAGCTCGGCTTCAACAAGAGCCCCACCCGGCAGACTTCCATTGCTCCGCAGAGTGTCGCCAATCCGACGAGCACCACCGCCGCCGATTTCGATGCGGATTACTCCCCGACGCCCACCGCGTTCTGGGAAGCGCTGACGATGGAGCAGGTTCTGGCCATCGTGTCGCCCGTCATCGTCAAGTAA
- a CDS encoding RluA family pseudouridine synthase gives MSALAPAPPTEFQATPGRLDAVLAALSGHSRSQVSGWITAGAVTVDGEAVSKTSLKLRGGETLHVQMPPPPDATVEAEQVPLDVLYEDEHLIAVNKPPGMITHPAPGVTGGTLVNALLGRMTLPEQSGHDGPDGYRPGIVHRLDKDTSGVIVVAKTVTAHARLAAAFKDRDTRKTYLAIAAGSWKAAESVRVDAPIGRHPVQRQRMTVGGANPREAQTVFTPLSAHPDGHGRTLALVRAQPRTGRTHQIRVHLAHLGSPILGDAVYGRASETMLRQALHAQFLELPHPLTGKTLRLHAPAPDDLLTAWVALGGAVPETLEQPPLE, from the coding sequence GTGTCTGCCCTGGCCCCTGCCCCACCCACCGAATTTCAGGCCACGCCGGGCCGACTGGACGCTGTGCTCGCAGCCCTGAGCGGGCACAGCCGCTCGCAGGTGTCAGGCTGGATCACCGCCGGGGCAGTCACCGTGGACGGAGAGGCGGTGTCCAAAACCAGCCTGAAATTGCGGGGGGGTGAGACGTTGCACGTGCAGATGCCGCCTCCGCCAGACGCGACCGTGGAAGCCGAACAGGTGCCGCTGGACGTGCTGTACGAGGACGAGCACCTGATCGCCGTGAACAAGCCTCCGGGCATGATCACCCACCCGGCGCCGGGGGTCACGGGCGGCACGCTGGTGAACGCGCTGCTGGGCCGCATGACACTGCCCGAACAGAGCGGCCACGATGGACCGGACGGCTACCGCCCCGGCATCGTGCACCGGCTGGATAAAGACACCAGCGGCGTGATCGTGGTTGCCAAGACCGTCACCGCGCACGCCCGGCTCGCCGCCGCCTTCAAGGACCGCGACACCCGCAAGACCTATCTGGCCATTGCCGCCGGAAGTTGGAAAGCCGCGGAGTCGGTCCGCGTGGACGCCCCAATCGGCCGCCACCCGGTCCAGCGCCAGCGCATGACGGTGGGGGGCGCAAATCCGCGTGAGGCGCAGACCGTCTTCACGCCGCTCTCGGCCCATCCGGACGGACACGGGCGCACCCTGGCCCTGGTGCGGGCCCAGCCGCGCACCGGGCGCACCCACCAGATCCGGGTGCATCTCGCGCACCTGGGCAGCCCGATCCTGGGCGACGCGGTGTACGGCCGCGCCAGCGAAACGATGCTCCGGCAGGCCCTGCACGCCCAGTTTCTGGAATTGCCCCATCCCCTCACCGGCAAGACGCTGCGCCTGCATGCCCCCGCACCCGACGACCTGCTGACCGCCTGGGTGGCGCTGGGGGGCGCCGTCCCGGAAACACTGGAACAGCCGCCGCTGGAATAG
- a CDS encoding ferritin-like domain-containing protein, translated as MTTPNRRSFLKYAGVGAGALTLGGLNLSALAATSPSTKSVQQDIAILQYALVLEYLEATFYSAFTGNGGFAGKLKEERVREYAKELADHEQKHVDALIATIKELGGTANPKPNIDFQPLIGDGSSLNDQAFLKLAAIFEPIGVRAYLGQAPSIQNSKVLTAAASILAVEANHASGIQELRREMGYVSGIVTNQTNIAPQPGTNDSETDTNNFDVSYSPVPTAFWKPLSMETVLKIVGPLIKSG; from the coding sequence ATGACTACCCCCAATCGCCGTTCATTTCTGAAATACGCTGGAGTTGGTGCAGGTGCGCTGACCCTGGGCGGCCTGAACCTGTCCGCACTGGCCGCCACCAGCCCGAGCACCAAGAGCGTTCAGCAGGACATCGCCATCCTTCAGTACGCCCTGGTCCTGGAATACCTGGAAGCAACCTTCTACAGTGCCTTTACCGGCAACGGCGGCTTTGCCGGCAAACTGAAGGAGGAGCGGGTCAGGGAATACGCCAAGGAACTGGCCGACCACGAACAAAAGCACGTGGACGCCCTGATTGCCACCATCAAGGAACTGGGCGGCACCGCCAACCCCAAGCCGAATATTGATTTCCAGCCCCTGATTGGGGACGGCAGCAGCCTGAACGATCAGGCCTTCCTGAAGCTCGCGGCCATCTTCGAGCCCATTGGCGTCCGGGCCTATCTGGGACAGGCACCCAGCATCCAGAACAGCAAGGTCCTGACGGCCGCCGCAAGCATTCTGGCGGTGGAAGCCAACCACGCCAGCGGCATTCAGGAATTGCGCCGCGAGATGGGCTACGTCTCGGGCATCGTGACCAACCAGACCAACATCGCGCCTCAGCCTGGAACGAACGACTCCGAGACCGACACCAATAACTTCGATGTCAGCTACTCGCCGGTTCCCACCGCGTTCTGGAAGCCGCTGAGCATGGAAACCGTCCTGAAGATCGTGGGGCCGCTGATCAAGTCGGGCTGA
- a CDS encoding RNA polymerase sigma factor — translation MSQPFLSQDLPDEALLQAMAGGQEDALRELHGRYARLLYALGHRMLRQADDVESCVQDAFMNAWKHAARFDPARASVKTWLVSIAHHRFLQQLRDRPETALEIEDWDAPTSASDPTDRLMAEQAVAGLEPQHRQLVELAYYRGYSHSELAVLLGLPVGTVKSRLRSALNLMKARLDPSGLQ, via the coding sequence ATGAGTCAACCCTTCCTTTCTCAAGACCTACCCGACGAGGCCCTGCTTCAGGCCATGGCCGGTGGTCAGGAAGATGCGCTGCGAGAACTGCACGGCCGGTATGCCCGGCTGCTGTACGCCCTGGGCCACCGGATGCTGCGCCAGGCCGACGATGTGGAGAGCTGTGTTCAGGATGCGTTCATGAATGCCTGGAAGCATGCAGCGCGCTTCGATCCGGCGCGGGCCAGCGTCAAGACCTGGCTGGTCAGCATCGCGCACCACCGTTTTCTCCAGCAACTGCGCGACCGCCCGGAGACGGCGCTGGAAATCGAGGACTGGGACGCCCCGACCTCTGCCAGCGACCCGACCGACCGGCTGATGGCCGAACAGGCAGTGGCAGGATTGGAGCCTCAGCACCGCCAGCTGGTCGAACTCGCGTATTACCGGGGCTATTCCCACAGCGAGCTGGCCGTGTTGCTCGGACTGCCGGTCGGTACCGTAAAATCTCGACTGCGCTCGGCCCTGAATCTCATGAAAGCTCGCCTGGATCCTTCCGGTCTGCAGTGA
- a CDS encoding LabA-like NYN domain-containing protein → MQYVVHRPRVGVFIDTQNLYHSARDLLERTVNFETILRVATEDRELLHAISYTVERENEATARPFIYKLSTLGFKVRRMNLHLHHVTDGGKPIYEGNWDMGIVADMVRLMDHLDVVVLGSGDGDFTDIVEVLQERGKRVEVIAFREHTAQKLIDAADRFTHLPDIDEALMPARGRGGKGADEPKPEDAPQ, encoded by the coding sequence ATGCAATACGTTGTTCACCGCCCCCGTGTGGGCGTGTTTATCGATACCCAGAACCTGTACCACTCGGCGCGCGACCTGCTGGAGCGCACCGTGAACTTCGAAACCATCCTGCGCGTCGCCACCGAGGACCGTGAGCTGCTGCACGCGATCTCGTACACGGTCGAGCGCGAGAACGAGGCCACCGCCCGGCCCTTCATCTACAAGCTCTCCACCCTGGGCTTCAAGGTGCGGCGCATGAACCTGCATCTGCACCACGTCACCGACGGCGGCAAGCCCATCTATGAGGGCAACTGGGACATGGGCATCGTGGCCGACATGGTGCGGCTGATGGATCACCTGGACGTGGTGGTGCTGGGCAGCGGCGACGGCGACTTCACCGACATCGTGGAGGTGCTGCAGGAGCGCGGCAAGCGGGTGGAGGTGATCGCCTTCCGCGAACACACCGCCCAGAAACTGATTGACGCCGCCGACCGGTTTACCCACCTGCCGGACATTGACGAGGCCCTGATGCCGGCCCGGGGGCGGGGCGGCAAGGGTGCGGACGAGCCGAAGCCGGAAGACGCGCCGCAGTGA
- a CDS encoding M42 family metallopeptidase, translated as MTSTPEQPSSAINHDFLFALLSQAAPSGAERRAADVWKAEAAAFAQVSEDHYGNVYAELGPEGAPVIALMGHLDEIGLIVSHVGDEGFLSVLPVGGWDPQVLVGQRIRLLAPGGDLLGVIGKKAIHVMEAEERTKASKLEDLWIDVGLSKEDAQERIPVGTYAVIEQSPIMVGDKIVSRALDNRVGAFIVLEALRALKDTELRHRVVAVGTSQEEIGVFGATVSGYRLDPIAGVAVDVTHETKQPGVSEKKYGVAPFGSGANLAVGPMTSPVILRQMTAAAKAQNISYTLSASGRYTGTDADGLTLVRAGVPSAVVSIPNRYMHSPSEMVDARDVKACTDIIAAWVKGLEEGPDFTR; from the coding sequence GTGACCTCCACTCCTGAGCAGCCTTCTTCCGCCATCAACCATGACTTCCTGTTTGCTCTGCTGTCGCAGGCGGCTCCCAGCGGCGCCGAGCGGCGCGCTGCGGACGTCTGGAAGGCCGAGGCGGCCGCCTTTGCCCAGGTTTCCGAGGACCACTACGGCAACGTGTACGCCGAACTGGGGCCGGAGGGCGCGCCGGTGATCGCCCTGATGGGCCACCTCGACGAGATCGGCCTGATCGTTTCGCACGTCGGCGACGAGGGCTTTCTGAGCGTGCTGCCGGTGGGCGGCTGGGACCCGCAGGTGCTGGTGGGCCAGCGCATCCGCCTGCTCGCTCCCGGCGGCGACCTGCTGGGTGTGATCGGCAAGAAGGCCATTCATGTGATGGAGGCCGAGGAGCGTACCAAGGCGAGCAAGCTCGAAGACCTGTGGATTGATGTGGGGCTGAGCAAAGAGGATGCTCAGGAGCGCATTCCGGTGGGCACCTACGCGGTGATTGAACAGAGCCCCATCATGGTGGGAGACAAGATCGTCAGCCGGGCCCTGGACAACCGCGTGGGCGCGTTCATTGTCCTTGAAGCGCTCAGGGCACTGAAAGACACCGAACTGCGCCACCGCGTCGTGGCGGTCGGAACCAGCCAGGAGGAGATCGGGGTCTTCGGGGCGACCGTCAGCGGGTACAGGCTCGATCCGATCGCGGGCGTGGCGGTGGACGTGACGCACGAGACCAAGCAGCCGGGCGTGAGCGAGAAGAAGTACGGCGTGGCTCCCTTTGGCTCGGGCGCCAACCTGGCGGTCGGCCCGATGACCAGTCCCGTGATCCTGCGTCAGATGACGGCGGCGGCCAAGGCGCAGAACATTTCCTACACCCTGAGCGCCAGCGGACGCTACACCGGTACCGATGCCGACGGGCTGACCCTGGTGCGTGCCGGCGTGCCCAGCGCGGTGGTGAGCATTCCCAACCGCTACATGCACAGCCCCAGCGAGATGGTGGACGCCCGCGACGTGAAGGCCTGCACCGACATCATCGCGGCGTGGGTCAAGGGTCTGGAGGAAGGCCCGGACTTCACGCGTTAA
- a CDS encoding anti-sigma factor domain-containing protein, protein MTINPDDLLALALGSLSPQEEARVRAALQQDPEALAQYRADFKALHSLPDALPLAEVPAGAEDRLMARLRAEQAGGRTADAQVPVAAPSPAPVQPTARVWPWRIGGLLALAAAAALFFVLRPAGDPLTRYAAQPGAVTQPLIGADQAQIGQVVRLADGSAYLYLTAAPPSDRVYQLWQIQGTTPVSLGVMDGQGTLVAQAPTGITLAVSVEPPGGSDQPTTTPILVQQL, encoded by the coding sequence ATGACCATCAATCCAGACGACCTGTTGGCCCTGGCCCTGGGGTCCCTTTCTCCACAGGAGGAGGCGCGTGTTCGTGCCGCGTTGCAGCAGGACCCTGAGGCACTGGCGCAGTATCGTGCCGATTTCAAGGCCCTGCATAGCCTGCCCGATGCCCTGCCCCTGGCCGAGGTGCCCGCGGGGGCCGAAGACCGTCTGATGGCGCGGCTGCGTGCCGAACAGGCCGGTGGGCGCACAGCGGACGCACAAGTCCCTGTCGCAGCGCCTTCACCCGCCCCCGTACAACCCACCGCCCGCGTCTGGCCCTGGCGAATCGGCGGCCTGCTCGCGCTGGCTGCGGCCGCCGCTCTGTTCTTTGTCCTGCGGCCTGCCGGTGACCCACTGACCCGGTATGCGGCCCAGCCGGGGGCCGTGACCCAGCCGCTGATCGGCGCGGATCAGGCGCAGATCGGACAGGTGGTGCGTCTCGCCGATGGCAGCGCCTACCTGTACCTGACGGCGGCCCCGCCCAGTGACCGGGTGTATCAGTTGTGGCAGATTCAGGGCACGACCCCGGTGTCGCTGGGGGTTATGGACGGTCAGGGCACCCTGGTGGCCCAGGCCCCCACTGGCATCACCCTGGCGGTCAGCGTGGAACCCCCCGGCGGCAGCGATCAGCCGACCACGACACCGATTCTGGTGCAGCAGCTGTAG
- the queA gene encoding tRNA preQ1(34) S-adenosylmethionine ribosyltransferase-isomerase QueA: MSDSSRHDADAVLARLNFTLPPDRIAQTGAEPRDASRLMVVRDAITHHVFRDLPALLRPGDLLVFNESRVIPARVMARKPLTPDGHGGQHGGGVVEVLLLREEQENLWSAYLKPAKRAGRELWLGQPGGTQHRAEVVGVLDDGARLLRFEHDLKPHLDEIGRLPLPPYIVAGDNDDVWRERYQTVYARDPGSVAAPTAGLHFTPELLSRLEDMGVERCAVTLHVGAGTFRPIQGSVADHTMHAERYAVGGQTAQAINRAKAEGRRVIAVGTTTVRTLESAWDGERVRAGEGETRIFITPGIPVQVPDMLITNLHLPGSTLLLLVAAFAGEARIRAAYDAALADGYRFYSLGDAMLLEREAAGEAP; this comes from the coding sequence ATGTCCGACTCCAGCCGACATGACGCCGACGCCGTCCTCGCCCGACTGAACTTCACGCTGCCCCCGGACCGCATCGCCCAGACCGGCGCGGAGCCGCGCGACGCCTCGCGCCTGATGGTGGTGCGTGACGCGATCACGCACCACGTCTTCCGCGACCTGCCCGCGCTGCTGCGGCCCGGCGACCTGCTCGTGTTCAACGAGAGCCGCGTGATTCCCGCCCGGGTGATGGCCCGCAAGCCCCTGACCCCGGACGGCCACGGCGGTCAGCACGGGGGCGGCGTGGTGGAGGTGTTGCTGCTGCGTGAGGAACAGGAAAACCTCTGGAGCGCTTACCTCAAGCCCGCCAAACGGGCCGGCCGGGAGCTGTGGCTGGGGCAGCCCGGCGGCACGCAGCACCGTGCCGAGGTCGTGGGCGTTCTGGACGACGGTGCCCGCCTGCTGCGCTTTGAGCATGACCTGAAGCCCCACCTCGACGAGATCGGGCGCTTGCCCCTTCCGCCGTACATTGTGGCCGGCGACAACGATGACGTGTGGCGCGAGCGCTACCAGACGGTGTACGCCCGCGATCCTGGCAGCGTCGCGGCCCCCACCGCCGGACTGCATTTCACCCCTGAGCTGCTCTCACGGCTGGAGGACATGGGTGTGGAGCGCTGCGCCGTTACCCTGCATGTGGGCGCGGGGACCTTCCGGCCCATCCAGGGGTCCGTGGCAGACCACACCATGCACGCCGAGCGCTACGCGGTGGGTGGGCAGACGGCCCAGGCCATCAACCGCGCCAAGGCCGAGGGCCGGCGCGTGATTGCCGTGGGCACCACCACGGTCCGCACGCTGGAAAGTGCGTGGGACGGCGAGCGGGTCCGGGCGGGTGAGGGAGAGACCCGTATCTTCATCACCCCGGGCATTCCAGTCCAGGTGCCCGACATGCTGATTACCAACCTGCATCTGCCCGGCAGCACCCTGCTGCTGCTCGTCGCGGCCTTTGCCGGAGAAGCGCGCATCCGGGCCGCCTACGACGCGGCCCTGGCAGACGGCTACCGCTTCTACTCGCTGGGAGACGCGATGCTGCTGGAGCGGGAAGCGGCCGGCGAAGCGCCGTAG
- the apaG gene encoding Co2+/Mg2+ efflux protein ApaG: MSRPPVPDETGFPSTTPDLRVTVQVAHLAAQSTPRRRVFAYLIRIENHSDQTWQVLARHWDIVDALGHEISVDGEGVVGEQPVIAPGGAFVYDSFVTVEATPGWMAGHYVVQDAWGVRAQVPVPAFMLDVPGERTLN; the protein is encoded by the coding sequence ATGAGCCGTCCCCCTGTTCCGGACGAAACCGGATTCCCCTCCACCACGCCGGACCTGCGTGTGACCGTGCAGGTGGCCCATCTCGCGGCGCAGAGCACGCCCCGGCGGCGGGTGTTCGCCTACTTGATTCGCATCGAGAACCACAGCGACCAGACCTGGCAGGTGCTCGCGCGACACTGGGACATCGTGGATGCCCTGGGTCACGAGATCAGCGTGGACGGCGAGGGCGTGGTCGGCGAACAGCCGGTGATTGCGCCGGGCGGGGCCTTCGTCTACGACTCCTTCGTGACCGTCGAGGCCACACCGGGCTGGATGGCCGGGCACTACGTCGTGCAGGATGCCTGGGGCGTGCGGGCACAGGTGCCGGTGCCCGCCTTCATGCTGGACGTGCCGGGCGAGCGGACGCTGAACTAG
- a CDS encoding aminopeptidase, whose amino-acid sequence MTHDASAHADPLSAAQAAYDAVRARGLKLNMQRGQPSDADFDLSSGLFTALGEDDLQMDGLDLRNYPGGVAGLPSARRLFAEYLDVKPENMVVWNNASLELQAFVLTFALLHGTRTAPQPWVKAPVTPKFIVTVPGYDRHFLLLKTLGFELVAVDMQPDGPDVDAIERLAAQDASIRGVLFVPTYSNPGGETISADKARRLAALQAAAPDFLILADDAYRAHHLGTPPETVNFVALCRDAGHPDRAFVFASTSKITLAGAGLGFVATSEDNVKWLSGYLNAQSIGPNKPEQARHVKFLSRYPGGIDGLMRDHAALIAPKFRAVDETLRAELGEGGEYATWATPGGGYFISLDTTAPVAARVIELAEAAGVSLTPAGATYPEGQDPHNRNIRLAPTRPPVSEVYTAMGVVATCIRLATEEHRAGQGQGRT is encoded by the coding sequence ATGACGCATGACGCCTCTGCCCACGCCGACCCCCTGAGCGCCGCCCAGGCCGCCTACGACGCCGTGCGCGCCCGGGGCCTCAAGCTGAACATGCAGCGCGGCCAGCCCTCGGACGCCGATTTTGACCTGTCGAGCGGCCTGTTCACGGCTCTGGGCGAGGACGACCTGCAGATGGACGGCCTGGACCTGCGCAACTATCCCGGCGGGGTCGCGGGGCTGCCCAGCGCCCGTCGCCTCTTCGCGGAGTACCTGGACGTCAAGCCGGAAAACATGGTCGTGTGGAACAACGCCTCGCTGGAGTTGCAGGCCTTTGTGCTGACCTTCGCCCTGCTGCACGGCACCCGCACGGCGCCGCAGCCGTGGGTAAAGGCGCCCGTCACCCCCAAATTCATCGTGACCGTTCCTGGCTACGACCGCCACTTTCTCTTGCTCAAGACGCTGGGTTTCGAACTGGTGGCGGTGGACATGCAGCCCGACGGCCCGGACGTGGACGCCATCGAGCGGCTGGCGGCGCAGGACGCCAGCATCCGGGGCGTGCTGTTCGTGCCCACCTACAGCAATCCCGGCGGCGAGACGATCAGCGCCGACAAGGCCCGGCGGCTGGCTGCCCTGCAAGCCGCCGCGCCCGACTTCCTGATTCTGGCCGACGACGCCTACCGCGCCCACCACCTGGGCACGCCCCCCGAGACGGTCAATTTCGTGGCCCTGTGCCGCGACGCGGGCCATCCCGACCGCGCCTTCGTGTTTGCCAGCACGAGCAAGATCACGCTCGCGGGGGCGGGGCTGGGTTTTGTGGCGACGAGCGAGGACAACGTGAAGTGGCTGTCCGGCTACCTCAACGCCCAGAGCATCGGCCCCAACAAGCCCGAGCAGGCGCGGCACGTCAAGTTCCTGAGCCGCTACCCCGGCGGCATTGATGGCCTGATGCGCGACCACGCCGCCCTGATTGCTCCCAAGTTCCGCGCGGTGGACGAAACGCTGCGCGCCGAGCTGGGCGAGGGCGGAGAGTACGCCACCTGGGCCACGCCGGGGGGCGGCTACTTCATCAGCCTGGACACCACCGCGCCGGTGGCCGCGCGTGTGATCGAGCTTGCCGAGGCCGCCGGGGTCAGCCTGACTCCTGCCGGGGCCACCTATCCAGAAGGCCAGGATCCCCACAACCGCAACATCCGCCTAGCCCCCACCCGTCCGCCGGTCAGCGAGGTCTACACCGCCATGGGTGTGGTTGCCACCTGTATTCGCCTGGCCACCGAGGAGCACCGCGCCGGTCAGGGTCAGGGCCGGACTTGA
- the dusA gene encoding tRNA dihydrouridine(20/20a) synthase DusA encodes MPASSPPPHTLSVAPMMDWTDRFCRTFHRTLTRRTLLYTEMITTGAILHGDRDRHLAFGKTEHPVALQLGGSDAAALAECTRIAEDYGYDEVNLNCGCPSDRVSSGSFGACLMASPDVVARAVEAMRGATTLPVTVKHRIGIDDLDSYDHLSHFVRTVAAAGCETFIVHARKAWLSGLSPKENREIPPLRYDVVRQLKADFPHLTVVLNGGLLTLDAARDALAWADGAMIGRAAYQTPYLLAAADRDVFGEDRVPPTRREAIEAFLPFVAAELQAGQPLNRVMKHTLGLFAGQPGARHWKRTLSERAHQPGAGLDVVRDALAGVPAEVLDTRMDAGERAAPPAG; translated from the coding sequence ATGCCTGCCTCTTCCCCACCTCCCCACACCCTCTCGGTCGCGCCGATGATGGACTGGACCGACCGCTTCTGCCGGACGTTTCACCGCACCCTGACCCGCCGGACGCTGCTGTACACCGAGATGATCACCACGGGCGCGATCCTGCACGGCGACCGCGACCGGCACCTAGCTTTCGGGAAGACCGAGCACCCGGTCGCCCTGCAACTGGGCGGCAGCGACGCGGCGGCCCTGGCCGAATGCACCCGCATTGCAGAAGACTACGGCTATGACGAGGTAAACCTGAACTGCGGCTGCCCCAGCGACCGCGTGAGCAGCGGGTCCTTCGGCGCGTGCCTGATGGCCTCGCCGGACGTGGTGGCCCGCGCCGTGGAGGCCATGCGCGGCGCGACCACCCTGCCGGTGACGGTCAAACACCGCATCGGCATTGATGATCTGGACAGCTACGACCACCTCAGCCATTTCGTGCGGACGGTGGCGGCGGCGGGATGCGAGACGTTCATCGTTCACGCACGCAAGGCATGGCTCTCGGGGCTGTCTCCCAAGGAAAACCGCGAGATTCCGCCGCTGCGCTACGACGTGGTGCGGCAGCTCAAGGCGGACTTTCCCCACCTGACGGTCGTGCTGAACGGCGGCCTGCTCACCCTGGACGCCGCCCGGGACGCCCTGGCGTGGGCCGACGGCGCCATGATCGGGCGGGCCGCCTACCAGACGCCGTACCTGCTCGCGGCCGCCGACCGTGATGTTTTTGGCGAGGACCGTGTACCGCCCACCCGCCGCGAGGCCATCGAGGCGTTCTTGCCCTTCGTGGCCGCCGAACTTCAGGCAGGACAGCCCCTGAACCGCGTGATGAAGCACACCCTGGGCCTGTTTGCCGGGCAGCCGGGAGCGCGGCACTGGAAACGGACCCTCAGCGAGCGGGCCCATCAGCCGGGCGCGGGCCTGGATGTGGTGCGAGACGCCCTTGCCGGGGTGCCAGCGGAAGTGCTGGACACCCGGATGGACGCGGGGGAAAGAGCAGCACCCCCCGCCGGCTGA